Part of the Candidatus Cloacimonadota bacterium genome, ACAGAGAAGAATTGGCTGCGCTCGGATAAAATCCGCGATGACCTGCAGAAGCTTGGTATAGAGATAAAAGACAGTACACAAGGCAGCACATGGAGTATAAAAGAAACATGAAAAAAAAATACATCATATTGATAATAGTGATCCTGGCTATCGTAGCAGCATTAATCTACGTACTCGCAGGTGGTAAAGACAACTACTTGAACAAACCCGAGAGTGTGGCTTACGATTCTGTAGGCGAACGCTTCCTGATCTCGAACGTGGGAGACGGCAGCATCGTGGCGATGGATAACCAGGGACAATACAGCGAGTTCATCAAAGAAGGGTTCGAAGCTCCCAAAGGGCTACTGCTGGTAGGTGATTTGCTCTATGTAACCGATCCTGCTCAGATTCATGTGGTGAGCGTTAGCGAAGCCAAGATAATCGAAAGCTACCCCATTAATGACGCGGTGGGTTTGAACGACATCGCTATGGATGAATATGGTAAACTCTATATTACGGACACTCCCGGCAACAGCGTATTCGTGTATGATCCCCAATCCAAGACACAGCAGCGGATTTCTCACGAACTCATCTCAGCGCCAAACGGCATCATCTACGATCGCCCCCGCTGGCAGATGTTCATCGTAGGTAATAAGGAACAATCTCCCATCCTCAGCCTGGACACCCGGGATATGAGCGTCAGTATTTTTAAGGATACCATGTACTCCAATCTGGATGGCATCGCCATTGATGACCTGGGACGTATCTATTTCAGCTCCTGGAAAGAACAGATGATCATCGAAATCCCGCAGGAGCAGAATCGTTTTATCACAGACCTGAAGGGATATGACAGTGCTGCAGACATCTATTATCATCTGCCCTCAAACGAACTGATTGTGCCTATGCTAAAGCAAAACAAAATCGAGCGAATCACCCTTAATTAATGATAGACAGACCCAATATCGTACTATATCCAAAAGAAATCATCAAGACCTTTAGCGATCCGAAGTGCTATGAAGCCGAATTGAAGGTTTACAATCTCAATCTGCCTCATGTCCCCCTATTACTCAGCCATGGAAAATCCGAGAAAATAGGGGAATCGCTATGGTATATTAGCACTCAAAGGATAAAAGCCTCCTCATATATGGATCAGTTGGGCTTTGATTCCGCCCATCTCGGTTCTGCAATAGCAGATTTTCACACTGCGAGTATGGAAGGACATAAATGCATATGCCACATAGATAACCAACCGAAGAACATCATCCTTTGTGGTACCGATTACTACTTTGTGGATTTTTCGGATAGCAGAGAGGACTTCCCCGAGACCGATGTCTCGCACCTCTTGTTATTTTGGGCGGAAGAATATGAATATACAGATTTCGTCAGTATCGCCGCTCCCTTTCTTGACCGTTATCAGGATCAAATCCAACTGAACCATCAGCTCTGGACAGGCTGCTTGCAACAGAGCATCAAACGTTTCGACAAGCGCCGAATCCGCCATCGCGGGATGATACCTTCCGTTCAAAGCAAGCGTAACAGAGACTGGCTTCATGATATAGTGTAGCGATCAGATTTCCCTGCCGCCCGGAATTTCTCTCCCCGTCTTCTCTCTCTTTGGGTCAAGCTGTAGCGATCGAGATATCATGCAGTGATGATCGAGTGAACACTAGATGATAACGGGATAATATCAGCTTGATCATAGCCTAATCTATTGGCAAAGACAAAGGCCGTGATCAACTGGGAATCACGACCAAAGCATAATATTGGATGGGTATCCGGCTCTACTGCTGTCCCTTCATCATGGATTCCAACTGTTTCATACCTTTGGGACTGTTCATCTTTTTCATCATTTTTTTCATGTCTTCAAATTGACGCATCAAGCGGTTCACTTCCATTACGGGACGTCCACAACCCTTGGAAATGCGCAGTCTTCTGCTTCCGTTCAAAATTTCCGGCTTCTCACGCTCCATATTAGTCATGGATTGGATGATAGCTTCCACGTGTTTTAAGGCATTATCATCGATTTTCAGATCTGCAGGCAGCTTTGAGCCGATCCCTGGAATCATCTTGATGATGGACTCCAACGGACCCATTTTCTTGATACTTTGAAGCTGTTTTAGAAAGTCGTTTAAGGTAAACTGGTTCTTCAACATCTTGCGGGCAAGCTTTTCTTCTTCTGCAGCGTTCAGGCTTTCTTCCGCTTTTTCGATGAGGCTGAGCACATCGCCCATACCGAGGATGCGTGAAGCCATCCTATCTGCATGAAACACTTCCAGATCGGGGATCTTCTCGCCGGTTCCCATAAAGGCCAAAGGCCTACCGGTTACAGCTTTAATGGACAGCGCTGCACCTCCGCGGGCATCTCCATCCAGCTTGGTGAGTATTACACCGTCGAACTTTAATTTATCATAGAATTCATTGGCAACCGTCACGGCATCCTGTCCGGTCATAGCATCAGCTACAAAGAAGATATAATCGGGCTTCACATGGTCTTTCAGACGCGCTACCTCATTCATCATTTCTTCATCGATGTGCAAGCGTCCGGCAGTATCGAAAATGAGAAGATTGGTAAATGCAGTATAGGCTTCTTTAAGGGCTTTTTCCGCAATCACCAGGACATCTTTGCTCTCGTCGGCAACAACGGGGATATCGATCTGACGGCCAAGTACTTTGAGCTGTTCGATAGCAGCAGGACGATAGACATCGCATGCCACCATCATCGGCTTAATCCCTTTTTTGCGATACATAGCAGCCAGTTTCGCGCAAGCCGTGGTTTTGCCGGAACCTTGCAATCCCACCATCATAATTTTTGTGAGTTTATTGTTATAGACCTTCATTTCAAAGCCCTCAGTGTCCATCAGGGCAATGAGTTGTTCATGAACGATCTTTACGATTTGCTGGCCAGGAGTAAGGGATTTCATGACTTCAGCGCCTACTGCCCTGCTCTCTACTTCTGCTATGAATTTCTTTACGATCTTGAAATTCACATCCGCTTCAAGCAACGCTAGACGAATCTCGCGCATACTGTCTTTGATGTTCTGCTCGGTAAGGTAGCCACTACCTTTCAGGTTGCGAAATATGGAGTCCAGGCGTTCGGACAGGCTGCTAAACATTTACTCTCCCTTCAATGTGTGTATAGACGCAGTGTAATCCTGCGAAGCAAAGATATAAGATGCAGATACCAGGATGTCAGCTCCGGCTTCCCTAAGCTCCCTGCAGTTGTTGCCATTCACTCCTCCGTCCACTTCAATCAGCAGATTGGGATACTTCACTTTCAGAGCTTTGAGTTGAGCGATTTTATCGATGGCGTGGGGAATGAATTTCTGAGCTGAATAACCCGGATTTACACTCATTACCAGCACGAAATCCAGTTCTGGCAGGATATCATCCAAAGTGTTCACGGGAGTGGCAGGATTGAGTGCGATCCCGGCTTTGATACCGAGGGATTTGATCTTTTGTACCATGCGATGA contains:
- the rpe gene encoding ribulose-phosphate 3-epimerase; this translates as MSVQIAASVLSADFGHLAAEIKKLQATDIIHLDLMDGHYVPNLSFGYPLISAIRSLSDKALDAHLMVTNPDVYVEPLAEIGIQYLSFHQETVYHSHRMVQKIKSLGIKAGIALNPATPVNTLDDILPELDFVLVMSVNPGYSAQKFIPHAIDKIAQLKALKVKYPNLLIEVDGGVNGNNCRELREAGADILVSASYIFASQDYTASIHTLKGE
- a CDS encoding SMP-30/gluconolactonase/LRE family protein gives rise to the protein MKKKYIILIIVILAIVAALIYVLAGGKDNYLNKPESVAYDSVGERFLISNVGDGSIVAMDNQGQYSEFIKEGFEAPKGLLLVGDLLYVTDPAQIHVVSVSEAKIIESYPINDAVGLNDIAMDEYGKLYITDTPGNSVFVYDPQSKTQQRISHELISAPNGIIYDRPRWQMFIVGNKEQSPILSLDTRDMSVSIFKDTMYSNLDGIAIDDLGRIYFSSWKEQMIIEIPQEQNRFITDLKGYDSAADIYYHLPSNELIVPMLKQNKIERITLN
- the ffh gene encoding signal recognition particle protein, producing the protein MFSSLSERLDSIFRNLKGSGYLTEQNIKDSMREIRLALLEADVNFKIVKKFIAEVESRAVGAEVMKSLTPGQQIVKIVHEQLIALMDTEGFEMKVYNNKLTKIMMVGLQGSGKTTACAKLAAMYRKKGIKPMMVACDVYRPAAIEQLKVLGRQIDIPVVADESKDVLVIAEKALKEAYTAFTNLLIFDTAGRLHIDEEMMNEVARLKDHVKPDYIFFVADAMTGQDAVTVANEFYDKLKFDGVILTKLDGDARGGAALSIKAVTGRPLAFMGTGEKIPDLEVFHADRMASRILGMGDVLSLIEKAEESLNAAEEEKLARKMLKNQFTLNDFLKQLQSIKKMGPLESIIKMIPGIGSKLPADLKIDDNALKHVEAIIQSMTNMEREKPEILNGSRRLRISKGCGRPVMEVNRLMRQFEDMKKMMKKMNSPKGMKQLESMMKGQQ